The genomic region TCCCGTTGCGCCTTGAGCAGCTCGACGGCCGCGTCGAGTTGCTCGGAGGTCAGCGAGTACGGGTCCTCGATGCCCAACTCCGGCTTGGTCTTCGACAGGTACAGCGCGGCGTCGGCGATGTAGATCGGCGAGTCGTAGGCAGTCACCCTGCCCTTGTACTTACCCGCGTCCGTGAACACCGCCGCCCAGGAGTTGGGTGCGTCGCGCACGACGTCGACGTTGTACATCAACAGGTTCGCGCCCCAGCCGTGCGGGATTCCGTACATCTGGCCGTCGACAGAGTTCCATGGCCGGTCCTTGAGGAACCCGGTGATGGTCTCGTAGTTGGGCACCAGGGAGGTGTTGACCGGGGCGACGTCCCCCGCGTAGATCAAGCGCAGGGTGGCGTCACCGGACGCCGAAACACCGTCGTATTGACCGGTTCTCATCAGCTGAACCATCTCGTCGGAGGTGTTGCCGAGCTTGACGTTGACCTGGCACCCGGTCTCCTTTTCGAAGGGGGTGACCCAGTCGGCGGTGGGATCGTTGGAGCCGTCCTCGGCATAACCCGCCCAGGCAACCAGGTTCAGTTCGCCCTCGCCGTCACCGAGGGCGCTGAGCGGCTCGAGTTTGGGTGGTGTCTGACCGCCGCCCTCCTGCGCTCCGGAGCATCCGACCATCAGCGCCGCACATGCGGTGATGATCAGGCCGAGCTTGATCGCGTGTGACTTCATGGGCGCTCCTCGGGTTGGTGGTCGGGAGTCACCTCGGAGAGGTGATGTACGGCGTCCTCGGGCCAGGCCAAGGTGACCGGTGCGCCGTAGTCGAGGTTGTCGGGCAGCGTGGCGGCCGCGTTGAGCACGGTGGCGGTCAGCGTCGTTCCCGCGGCGGCGACCGCGGCGACCCTAGTGGTCGACCCGCCGTAGATGACCTCGGCGACAGTGGCTTCCACCGTGCGTGTGCCCGGTGGGCCGATACCGCCGGGTGGCAGGACGGCGATCCGCTCTGGCCGCACGGCGAACGAACCGGAGCGACCGAGCAGGGTGCGGGCCGCATCCCCGTCCAGCACATTGGACGTGCCGACGAAGTCGGCGACGAACCGATTCGCGGGATGCTCGTAGACCTCGCGGGAACTCCCTATCTGCTCGATGCGGCCGTCGTTGAAGACCGCGAGCCGGTCGCACAGTGTCAGCGCCTCGTCCTGATCGTGCGTCACGATGACGAACGTGATGCCGACGTCGCGTTGAATCGCCTTG from Mycolicibacterium sp. YH-1 harbors:
- a CDS encoding ABC transporter substrate-binding protein, which translates into the protein MKSHAIKLGLIITACAALMVGCSGAQEGGGQTPPKLEPLSALGDGEGELNLVAWAGYAEDGSNDPTADWVTPFEKETGCQVNVKLGNTSDEMVQLMRTGQYDGVSASGDATLRLIYAGDVAPVNTSLVPNYETITGFLKDRPWNSVDGQMYGIPHGWGANLLMYNVDVVRDAPNSWAAVFTDAGKYKGRVTAYDSPIYIADAALYLSKTKPELGIEDPYSLTSEQLDAAVELLKAQRENVSEYWSDYTKEVQAFESGTSVIGTTWQVIANTIGADNRVQVNTVLPKEGSTGWSDTWMVAAKAAHPNCMYKWMNWITSPEVNAEVAEYFGEAPAQTKACEFTTDKAFCDIYHATDEKFASQIRYWTTPQKKCVDGKGDDCTTYDEWVDKWQQIKG